In Lujinxingia sediminis, a single genomic region encodes these proteins:
- a CDS encoding HD domain-containing protein, whose translation MDTLKTTTDVTSLADLARSYARTAMAATAGHDMAHLERVHRVAMMLWEHEGGDREVIEVAAWLHDLVNLPKDHPKRREASTLSAQAALEWIGGRMSEGQRGLVFEAIQRHSFSAGFVPESLEAKIVCDADRLDALGAVGLMRTLETGGALGRASFHGDDPFCTTRAPDDGVFTLDHVFAKLFKLPEMLHTDAARRVAEQRIAVMEDFLAALGDELGRPYRG comes from the coding sequence ATGGACACCCTGAAGACGACGACCGACGTAACGTCACTTGCCGATCTGGCACGCTCCTATGCGCGCACCGCGATGGCCGCTACGGCAGGCCACGATATGGCGCACCTGGAGCGGGTGCATCGCGTTGCCATGATGCTGTGGGAGCACGAGGGCGGAGATCGCGAGGTGATCGAGGTCGCTGCCTGGTTGCACGATCTGGTGAATCTGCCCAAAGATCATCCGAAGCGCCGCGAGGCCTCGACCCTCTCGGCACAAGCAGCGCTGGAGTGGATCGGTGGGCGAATGAGTGAGGGACAGCGCGGCCTGGTCTTTGAGGCGATCCAGCGCCACTCCTTCTCAGCCGGGTTTGTACCGGAGTCGCTGGAGGCGAAGATCGTCTGTGACGCCGATCGTCTTGATGCGCTCGGCGCCGTCGGGTTGATGCGCACTCTGGAGACGGGCGGGGCGCTGGGACGCGCGTCATTTCACGGTGATGACCCATTTTGCACCACGCGCGCGCCGGATGATGGTGTCTTCACCCTCGACCACGTCTTTGCCAAGCTCTTTAAGTTGCCGGAGATGCTTCATACCGACGCCGCACGTCGCGTTGCAGAGCAGCGCATCGCTGTTATGGAAGACTTCCTCGCTGCACTCGGCGATGAATTGGGCCGTCCGTACCGGGGCTGA
- a CDS encoding histone deacetylase family protein, whose amino-acid sequence MKIYYNDHVQVPLPPGHRFPMAKYGMLHRSLLEEGVAHARQLVASPAIETAQLLTSHEAAYVEAFLSGTMERRAIRRIGLPWSEAFVERVRTSMGGTLMAALSALDIGISGNLAGGTHHAHRDQGGGFCVFNDLAIAALALIAAGNVRRVAIVDLDVHQGDGSATILKDAPAVFTLSIHGERNYPFRKPPSDLDVGLADGCDDETYLGALEEALESVWRHRPELILFQAGVDPLAEDSLGRMNLTLKGLAERDRMVLSQAHHRSIPVAMTLGGGYARPIEPTVEAYLQTYRIAGAIFGV is encoded by the coding sequence TTGAAGATCTACTACAACGACCATGTGCAGGTCCCGCTGCCTCCCGGACACCGCTTCCCGATGGCCAAGTACGGGATGCTCCACCGTTCCCTCCTTGAAGAAGGGGTAGCACATGCCAGGCAGTTGGTGGCGTCGCCCGCCATTGAAACCGCGCAGCTTCTCACTTCGCATGAGGCCGCCTACGTCGAGGCGTTTCTATCGGGGACCATGGAGCGCCGGGCGATACGACGCATCGGCCTGCCCTGGAGCGAGGCTTTTGTAGAGCGCGTTCGTACCTCCATGGGAGGAACTCTCATGGCTGCGCTAAGCGCCCTCGATATCGGCATCAGCGGCAATCTTGCCGGCGGAACCCACCATGCGCACCGCGATCAGGGCGGCGGTTTTTGTGTATTTAACGACCTGGCCATCGCTGCACTCGCACTCATTGCCGCCGGAAACGTCCGACGTGTCGCGATCGTCGACCTCGATGTCCACCAGGGCGATGGCAGCGCGACCATCCTCAAAGATGCTCCCGCCGTCTTCACTCTGAGCATACACGGCGAAAGGAATTACCCTTTTCGCAAACCCCCGAGCGACCTTGATGTGGGGCTTGCGGATGGGTGTGACGACGAAACCTACCTGGGCGCGCTGGAAGAAGCGCTGGAATCCGTGTGGCGTCACAGACCCGAACTTATCCTCTTCCAGGCCGGCGTCGACCCCCTGGCGGAGGACAGCCTGGGACGCATGAACCTCACCCTGAAGGGACTGGCCGAACGCGATCGCATGGTCCTATCCCAGGCCCACCACCGGAGCATCCCAGTCGCGATGACCCTGGGCGGTGGCTACGCTCGCCCCATTGAGCCCACGGTAGAGGCCTACCTGCAAACCTACCGGATCGCCGGTGCGATCTTCGGCGTCTAA
- a CDS encoding DUF1501 domain-containing protein — translation MNRRDFIKLAGMAGMTVVSPIALTRSARAEEMNYPGPYYVMINAIGGWDTTYLCDPKGVNNINQAYGQGDIGSIASSPITYAPVGNNQYFFEKYASELLVLNGVDMATTSHATGERYAWTGSLENPEYPTFAALAAAAYAPTLPLSYLSYGGHDATGALLPLTRVSNVSHLRGLADPDHKEGHASKPYHAPRAAEMIRDAVDARHTARQNASHLPTEQTARSALFTARMGARELRWVREHLPTDLPRDNDMKAQALVALAAFKAGLSVSVNLVLNGFDSHAQNDSEQLPKLQLVLDAVDFLLEEAEGMGLRDKIVVVMASDFGRTPTYNPDRGKDHWAIGSVMALGTGIRGNRVIGATDEEQRPFNVNPTTLALEYEGIRLRPEHIHRALRRHAGIADNPIAQRFALKEEDLDIFS, via the coding sequence ATGAACCGTCGTGACTTCATCAAACTCGCCGGCATGGCCGGTATGACCGTTGTGTCTCCGATAGCGCTGACGCGTAGCGCGCGCGCTGAAGAGATGAACTACCCGGGCCCCTATTACGTGATGATCAACGCCATCGGGGGCTGGGATACCACCTACCTTTGCGATCCGAAGGGGGTGAACAACATCAACCAGGCCTACGGTCAGGGAGATATCGGCTCGATCGCCTCCAGTCCCATCACGTACGCGCCGGTGGGGAACAATCAGTACTTTTTTGAGAAGTACGCCAGTGAGCTGCTCGTACTCAACGGGGTGGATATGGCCACGACCAGCCATGCCACCGGGGAGCGCTACGCCTGGACGGGGAGCCTGGAGAATCCCGAGTACCCGACCTTTGCGGCGTTGGCGGCGGCAGCCTATGCGCCGACCTTGCCCCTCTCGTATCTGAGTTACGGAGGGCATGACGCCACCGGCGCACTTCTGCCACTTACCCGTGTGAGTAATGTGAGCCACCTGAGGGGGCTGGCCGATCCCGATCATAAGGAGGGTCACGCGAGCAAACCCTATCATGCGCCTCGGGCCGCCGAGATGATTCGGGATGCAGTCGATGCGCGTCACACGGCACGGCAGAACGCAAGCCACCTGCCGACGGAGCAAACTGCGCGTAGTGCGTTGTTCACTGCTCGGATGGGCGCGCGTGAGCTGCGCTGGGTGCGTGAGCACCTGCCCACCGATCTTCCTCGCGATAACGACATGAAGGCTCAGGCCCTTGTGGCGTTGGCCGCTTTTAAAGCCGGGCTCTCGGTCAGTGTAAACCTTGTTCTAAACGGGTTTGACAGCCACGCGCAGAACGACAGCGAGCAGCTTCCGAAGTTGCAGTTGGTGCTCGACGCGGTGGACTTCCTGCTGGAAGAAGCTGAGGGGATGGGCCTGCGCGATAAGATCGTCGTGGTCATGGCCTCGGACTTCGGGCGTACCCCGACCTACAACCCGGACCGGGGAAAAGACCACTGGGCGATCGGTTCGGTGATGGCGCTCGGTACCGGCATTCGTGGCAATCGGGTTATCGGCGCGACCGACGAGGAGCAGCGCCCCTTCAACGTCAATCCAACCACTCTGGCGTTGGAGTATGAGGGGATTCGTCTGCGGCCGGAGCACATTCACCGTGCTCTGCGGCGTCACGCCGGTATCGCAGATAACCCGATCGCTCAGCGTTTCGCGTTGAAGGAAGAGGATCTGGATATTTTCAGTTAA
- a CDS encoding tryptophan-rich sensory protein, producing the protein MRSIVLKVLALVVPPLAIGLPQLAAAPGRSVGAISDRFFEDVLIIPASYAFAVWGIIYAGILALAVAQILPRFAHRERYANARQPLIINMLFNAAWLLVWQSLLFGWALVVIVGQLASALWLYRAFATREGRPAPELRESWSLARMIRWPLGTYCGWLTLATVLNASSVLVIAGWEGWGLSAATWAVIMLLAAAVIGVALRVGLDEPAVALVFTWALVAVVLADGQPASVQGVAGGLALLFLILALPAARGWIVGSGRSERRRSEASASLPLVTEADPV; encoded by the coding sequence ATGCGCTCGATCGTGCTGAAAGTACTCGCGCTTGTCGTCCCTCCCCTTGCCATTGGCCTTCCTCAACTGGCTGCCGCCCCCGGCCGATCCGTGGGAGCCATCTCCGACCGCTTCTTTGAAGATGTGCTGATCATTCCGGCGAGTTACGCGTTTGCGGTGTGGGGAATCATCTATGCGGGCATTCTTGCGCTGGCAGTCGCTCAGATCCTGCCGCGCTTTGCGCATCGTGAACGCTACGCAAACGCTCGCCAACCGCTCATCATCAACATGCTCTTCAATGCCGCCTGGTTGCTCGTCTGGCAAAGTCTCCTCTTTGGCTGGGCGCTCGTGGTGATCGTCGGGCAACTGGCCAGCGCACTGTGGCTCTACCGAGCGTTTGCCACCCGGGAGGGACGCCCCGCCCCGGAGCTTCGCGAAAGCTGGTCACTGGCTCGCATGATTCGCTGGCCCCTGGGCACGTACTGCGGCTGGCTGACATTGGCCACGGTACTCAACGCCTCCAGCGTCCTGGTGATCGCCGGGTGGGAGGGATGGGGCTTGAGCGCGGCAACCTGGGCGGTCATCATGCTCCTGGCGGCGGCGGTCATCGGCGTGGCGCTGAGAGTCGGTCTCGACGAGCCCGCCGTGGCGCTGGTCTTTACCTGGGCTCTTGTCGCAGTCGTACTTGCCGACGGCCAGCCCGCAAGCGTACAGGGCGTTGCCGGGGGGCTCGCGCTCCTCTTTCTGATCCTGGCCCTGCCGGCCGCCCGAGGTTGGATCGTGGGTAGCGGCCGCTCGGAGCGCCGGCGCTCCGAGGCCAGCGCCAGCCTCCCCCTTGTCACCGAAGCCGACCCGGTCTGA